From Hippoglossus stenolepis isolate QCI-W04-F060 chromosome 19, HSTE1.2, whole genome shotgun sequence, the proteins below share one genomic window:
- the LOC118098835 gene encoding cadherin-20, producing MGDRLPLPAVARTLLPVALCVLTLLPHGLLGKDNAGSSALLQRVKRGWVWNQFFVLEEYTGLEPLYIGKLHSDMDKGDGSIKYILSGEGAGSTFTIDDSTGDIHAIQRLDREVKAQYALRAQARSRLTDRPLEPESEFIVKIQDINDNEPRFLDGPYQATVPEMSQIGTSVIQLTATDADDPTYGNSARVVYSILEGQPYFSVDAKTGVVRVSLADMDRETREQYHVVIQAKDMGGQLGGLAGTTTVNITLSDVNDNPPMFDQRLYQMSVPESAPVGSVVGRIWAKDRDTGVNAEMKYSIIDGDGRDTFDISTDPTNLFGIITVKKPLDFETKPSYTLKVEGANTNLDPALRHRGPFKDVTIVHVSVEDADEPPLFDLPSYFVELPEDADIGTLVKTVSARDPDAANNTVRYSIERSTDPDKFFYMDITSGSLMTGRSLDREDIGCHNITVLAMEMNNPTQISSVSVTVKVLDVNDNPPLLTHYLEAYVCENAKAGQLIQTVTALDPDEPLSGHHFYYSLAPEAANNPNFTLRDNQDNTAWILTRRGGWSQQDQTLFYLPIFISDGEQPVQTSTSTLTIRVCSCDQEGNVMSCNAEAYSLPASLSRGALIAILACIFVLLVMILLMLSLRTHRKKPFLCDEEENVHENIVRYDDEGGGEEDTEAFDIGAMWNPREAHNHLGKMRQDMLPEIESLSRYVPQACVIGGGSGDSNVQGYVLAKLLEADVDPCAPPYDSLQTYAYEGEGSVAESLSSLQSGASNTDHEYDYLNDWGPRFKKLAEMYGVLETNPPPLW from the exons ATGGGAGACCGATTGCCTCTTCCGGCAGTTGCCAGGACTTTGCTCCCTGTGGCCCTCTGCGTTTTGACCCTTCTGCCCCACGGCCTTCTGGGAAAGGACAACGCAGGCAGCTCCGCACTGCTCCAGAGGGTCAAGCGAGGCTGGGTGTGGAACCAGTTCTTCGTGCTGGAGGAGTACACCGGACTGGAACCGCTCTACATCGGAAAG CTTCACTCGGACATGGACAAAGGCGACGGCTCCATTAAGTACATCCTGTCGGGCGAGGGTGCCGGCTCTACCTTCACCATCGACGACAGCACAGGAGACATCCACGCCATCCAGAGGCTGGACCGTGAGGTGAAGGCCCAGTACGCCCTCCGCGCCCAGGCCCGCAGCCGCCTGACCGACAGGCCTCTGGAGCCGGAGTCCGAGTTCATCGTCAAGATCCAGGACATCAACGACAACGAGCCGAGGTTCCTGGACGGACCCTACCAGGCCACCGTGCCGGAGATGTCCCAAATAG GAACATCTGTGATCCAGCTGACGGCCACAGACGCAGACGACCCCACGTATGGCAACAGCGCTCGTGTGGTCTACAGCATCCTGGAGGGGCAGCCCTACTTCTCCGTGGACGCCAAGACGG gtgtGGTCCGCGTGTCCCTGGCAGACATGGACCGCGAGACCAGAGAACAGTACCACGTGGTCATCCAGGCCAAGGACATGGGCGGCCAGCTGGGGGGGCTCGCCGGCACCACCACGGTCAACATCACGCTGAGCGACGTCAACGACAACCCGCCCATGTTTGACCAGA GGTTGTACCAGATGAGCGTCCCCGAGTCGGCTCCTGTGGGGTCAGTGGTGGGACGCATCTGGGCCAAGGACAGGGACACCGGGGTCAACGCTGAGATGAAGTACAGCATCATCGATGGAGACGGAAGAGACACGTTCGACATCAGCACCGACCCCACCAACCTGTTCGGCATCATCACGGTGAAAAAG CCCCTGGACTTTGAGACCAAACCCAGTTACACCCTGAAGGTGGAGGGCGCCAACACCAACCTGGACCCGGCCCTCCGGCACCGCGGGCCCTTCAAGGACGTCACCATCGTGCACGTGAGCGTGGAGGACGCGGACGAGCCGCCGCTGTTCGACCTGCCGTCCTACTTCGTCGAGCTTCCAGAGGACGCTGACATTGGGACGTTGGTGAAGACGGTGTCTGCCAGAGATCCCGATGCTGCCAACAACACTGTGAG GTATTCCATCGAGAGGTCCACCGACCCCGACAAGTTCTTCTACATGGACATCACGTCCGGGTCGCTGATGACGGGGCGCTCGCTGGACCGAGAGGACATCGGCTGTCACAACATCACAGTCCTCGCCATGGAGATGA acAACCCGACGCAGATCTCCAGCGTGTCGGTGACGGTGAAAGTCCTGGACGTGAACGATAACCCGCCCCTGCTGACTCACTACCTGGAGGcgtatgtgtgtgagaacgcCAAAGCCGGGCAG CTGATCCAGACGGTGACAGCGCTGGATCCCGACGAGCCGCTCAGTGGACATCACTTCTACTACAGTTTGGCTCCAGAGGCGGCGAACAACCCAAACTTCACCCTGAGAGACAACCAAG ACAACACGGCCTGGATCCTGACCCGACGTGGCGGCTGGTCACAGCAGGACCAGACACTGTTCTATTTACCCATCTTCATCTCCGACGGCGAACAGCCGGTCCAGACCAGCACCAGCACGCTGACCATCCGAGTGTGCAGCTGCGACCAGGAGGGCAACGTCATGTCGTGTAACGCCGAGGCCTACAGCCTGCCCGCCAGCCTCAGCAGAGGAGCCCTCATCGCCATCCTGGCCTGTATCTTCGTCCTGCTGG TGATGATTCTTCTCATGCTCTCCCTGCGGACCCATCGTAAGAAGCCCTTCCTGTGTGACGAGGAGGAGAACGTCCACGAGAACATCGTGCGCTACGACGACGAAGGCGGTGGCGAGGAGGACACGGAAGCCTTCGATATCGGCGCCATGTGGAACCCACGTGAGGCGCACAACCACCTGGGCAAGATGAGGCAGGACATGCTGCCGGAGATCGAGAGCTTGTCGCGTTACGTCCCTCAAGCCTGCGTGATCGGCGGCGGCAGCGGGGACAGCAACGTTCAAGGATACGTGCTGGCCAAGCTCCTGGAGGCCGACGTGGACCCCTGCGCCCCCCCTTACGACTCCCTGCAGACCTACGCCTACGAGGGCGAAGGTTCGGTGGCGGAGTCGCTCAGCTCCCTCCAATCAGGGGCCTCGAACACCGACCACGAGTACGACTATCTCAACGACTGGGGGCCCCGTTTCAAAAAACTGGCCGAGATGTACGGCGTGCTGGAGACAAACCCTCCCCCGCTGTGGTAG